The following is a genomic window from Arthrobacter sp. NicSoilB4.
GCGTCGATGTGGCCGTGGCCGTGGTCCAGGACCAGGGAGCGCAGTTTCTCGCCGATCGGAGTGCCGCCAGGCTCCCGGGTCCGCAGCACGGTGAGGCCGCGCGACTCAAGGGCCGCAGCCAGCTCAGCTGCCTGCGTGGACTTGCCGGCGCCGTCGCCGCCTTCGAAGGCGATAAACAGTCCGGGGTTCTGGGTGGTCACTGTTCTAGCCTACCGACAATCCCTGACAGAAACGTGCCGCGGCGTAACGCCTTGGGTGCCCTGCGGGGCCCCGAAGTACCCTGTGACCATGAGTCTTTCCGAAGAACAGGCAGCCGCGCTCTCCGCAGAAACAGTCGTTGTGGCGGCGGGTCGGCCGCCGCGCCAGCGTGATGAGCCGGTCAACCCTCCGCTGGTGCTTTCCTCGACCTACTTCGGCACCGGACCGCTGGGCGACGGCGACCGCGGCTACGGGCGGTATTCCAACCCCACCTGGGACCCTTTCGAGGAAGCCCTCGGCCAGCTTGAAGGCGCCGCGCTCCCGGGCCTGCTCTACGCTTCCGGCCTCGCTGCCGTCAGTTCGGCCCTGTCCCTGGTTCCCGCCGGGGGAGTGCTGGTCATGCCGTCCCACAGCTACGCAGGTTCCCTGGTGATGGCCACGGAACTTGCCGAGAAAGGCTTCCTGGAACTGCGGACGGTAGACATTGCGGACACCGACGCCGTCCTGGCGCAGCTCGCCCCGGCGGACGGGCGGCCCGCCAGCATGCTCTGGCTGGAGAGCCCCACCAATCCGATGCTGGGCGTCGCGGACATCCGTGCGCTGACCGCCGCCGCGCACGCGGCGGGCGCCGTCGTCGTCACCGACAACACGTTCTCCACCCCCCTCGTGCAGCAGCCGCTGGCGCTGGGTTCCGACGTCGTCCTGCATTCGGTGACGAAGTACCTCTCCGGCCACTCCGACGTTGTGCTCGGCGCCCTGGTGACGTCCGACGCCGGACTCCGCGCCTCGCTGCTGCACCACCGCACGATCCACGGCGGCATCGCGGGACCCTTCGAGGCCTGGCTGGCGCTGCGCGGGCTGCGCACGCTGGCCCTGCGGGTCGAGCGGTCGCAGGCCTCGGCGGCGGTGCTGGCCGAGCGGCTGAGCACGCACCCCCGGGTCGGCAGCATCCGTTTCCCGGGCCTCCCCTCGGATCCCGGCCACGAACGGGCCAAAAGCCAGATGAAGGGGTTCGGCTCGGTGCTGTGCATCGAAATGGCCCCGATCGCCGGCGGCGGAAACAGCGGCAGCGGCGACGGTGGCCTCGACGGCGGCCTCAGCGGAGCTGACGCGGCGGACAGGATGATCCAGGCCCTTAAGCTGTGGCTGCCGGCCACTTCGCTGGGCGGCGTGGAGTCCCTGATCGAACGGCGGCGCCGCCACCTGGCCGAGCCGGCCAGTGTGCCGGACAACCTGGTCCGGATGAGCATCGGGATCGAAAACGTCGAGGATCTTTGGGCCGATTTGGAACAGGCCTTGGCGACGTTGGACGGCTAGGCTGGGGGGATGGACGGAAGAGCGCTTATTTACTATGTCGAAACAGGGATCTATTTTCTCCTGGCCCTCGTAGCACTCGCCCTCGAGGTGTGGGCGTTCTTTGACTGCCTGCGTCACAAGGCGAATGCCTTCGAAGCCGTGTCCAAGCGCACCAAGACCTTCTGGCTGGCCGTCACCGGCGGCGCCCTGGCCGTGGGCCTGCTCTCCCTCCTGGGCGGCGGGGGCGGAGGCCTCCTGGGCCCACTGGGGCTTTTCGGACTTGTCGCGGTGACGGCAGCGTCCGTCTACCTCGCCGACGTCCGCCCGGCGGTCAAGGACGCCGGCCGCGGCGGGAGCCGCAACATGGGTCCCTACGGCCCCTGGTGACCTAACCAGGCGCGACTGCGTCCCAGCCGACCGTCAGTTCGCCCAAGCGCCACCGGGACGGGCCGTCAAGGACCGGCCAGCCGCCGTCGCGCAGTGCCCGGCACATGGCCGTCCAGCGCTGCCGGTTCCCAAACGAGGCCAGCGGCGCCGCCTCCAGCCAGGCCTTGTCCATTGCCTGCAGGAAGGCGTGGACGTTCTCGCCGGGAACGTTCCGGTGGATAAGCGCCTTCGGCAGCCGCTCGGCCACCTCCGAGGGCAGCGCAAAACTGCCAAACCGCATGGACAGGCTCAGGCTCAGCGGCCGCTGGGCGTCCAGCGCCACCCACGTCACCCGGCGGCCGATCTCGTCACACGTGCCGTCAATGAACAGCCCCTCCGGCGCCAGCCGGCCCTGCACGAGCCGCCAGATCGCCGCGACGTCGGCTTCCTCGTATTGCCGCAGCACATTGAATGCCCGCACGAGAACGGGCCGGCCGGCCACCGGCAGTTCGAACCCGCCCAGCTGGAAGCTCAGTCCGGGGCGTTCCAGTTCCCTGGCCAGCCGGACCCGCTCGGGCTCGATTTCGACGCCGACCACCCGCACATCGGGACGGACCGCGGACAGCCTTTCAAAGAGTTCGACGGCGGTGGCCGGGGAGGCGCCGTAGCCCAGATCCACCACAAGGGGATTGGCGGCCGCGCGCAGCCGCCAGGCCTGCGGACCAGTCAGCCAGCGGTCCAGTCGGCGCATCCGGTTGGGGTTGGTGGTGCCGCGGGTAATGTTGCCCACCGGCCTGCCGGCGCGCGGTCCGCTTTGCGCAGGGCCGCGCTTTTCGACGCTGCGTTTTTCCATGAATGGGGTCTGCGGGGGCGCCACCCGCTCAGCCTTCTGCACCACCAGACCACCCTATCCTGCGGTCCTGGGCCCGTGATGTAACGCACGGCACGGTCCGGGACCGCTCCGCTAGGATAAAAACCATGACTTACAAGCTGATTCTGCTGCGCCACGGCCACAGCGAATGGAACGCCAAGAACCTGTTCACCGGCTGGGTGGACGTTGACCTGAACGACCAGGGCCGGGCCGAGGCGATCCGCGGTGGCGAGCTTCTCGTGGAGAACAACATCCTCCCGGACATCGTGTACACCTCGCTCCTGAAGCGGGCCATCAACACGGCCAACATGACCCTCGACAAGGCGGACCGCGGCTGGATCCCGGTCAAGCGGGACTGGCGGCTGAACGAGCGCCACTACGGGGCCCTGCAGGGCAAGGACAAGGCCCAGACGCTGGCCGAATACGGCGAGGAGCAGTTCATGACCTGGCGCCGGTCCTACGACACCCCGCCGCCGCCCCTGGCCGACGATTCAGAGTTCTCCCAGGCGCATGATCCGCGGTACGCGGACCTCGGCGACGCCCTGCCCCGCACCGAGTGCCTCAAAGATGTCCTGGTCCGCCTGCTGCCCTACTGGGAATCGGACATCAAGGAAGACCTCAAGGCCGGCAAGACTGTCCTGGTCACGGCCCACGGCAACTCGCTGCGCGCCCTCGTCAAGCACCTCGACGGCATCAGCGACGAAGCCATTGCCGGGCTGAACATCCCCACCGGCATCCCGCTGGTCTACGACCTGGACGAGAACTTCGAGCCGCTGAATCCGGGCGGCACCTACCTCGATCCCGAGGCCGCGGCTGAGGCCATCCAGGCCGTCGCCAACCAAGGCAAGAAATAGCCCGGTCCGACACCCGGAATTAACGACGCCGGCCGGTCACCCCCCAAGGTGACCGGCCGGCGTCGTGCGTTACGAGCTAGCTGTGTTCGATGCCGTTCGGCTGCCAGGCGCCGGTGACCAGGTAGGTGACCTTCTGCGCGACGGAGACGCCGTGATCCGCGAAGCGCTCGAAGTAGCGGCTGGCCAGTGCGACGTCGACGGTCGTCGCGGGGGACTCCTGCCAGTCGCTCCGGGCGATCGCCTGGAACACGCTCAGGTGCAGATCGTTCACGGCGGTGTTGGCCTTCATGATGTCCCGGGCCACTTCAAGATCCCGGGTTTCCAGCAGCACGGTGAGCTTCTCCGCGATCAGCAGGTCGTACGCGGCGAAGCTCTTGAAGGTCTCGTGCAGCTGGGCGGGAACCACGGTTGCGGGGTAGCGGAGGCGCGCGAGCTGGGCGAGATGGCGGGCGAGGTCGCCCATCCGCTCCAGCGATGCGCTCATCCGGAGGGAGCCCACGATCATCCTCAGGTCGCTGGCCACGGGACCCTGCAGGGCGAGGATGTCGATGGCACGCTCGTCCAGGCTGTTCTGCAGAAAGTCGATCCGCGCGTCGGCCGCGATGACATCCTCGGCCAGATCGATGTCGGCGCCCTCGAAGGCAGTCGTTGCTTTCCCGATGGCCTCACTGACCAGCTTCGAGATTTCGACGAGCTGTTCCCCCACTTGGGCGAGCTCTTCCTGAAAAACCTTGCGCACGTGTGCGTCCTTTCCTCGGAAATATTGCCAGCCACCAGCAGCGGCGGGCCCATTTCGGTCACCTCTCGGCACTCCAACTGTCAAGTGTTCCAGCGTCCGGTGAACTGTTACGCCCCAATAGGTGAACGTTAGCTGAACCGCGGCGCGAATAGCGGGAGATTTCCGTTTCTGACGCGGACCAGAGCATAAGCTGGAGCCGTGGATCCAATGCTCATCGGCGTGATCGCCGGCCTGGTCGGCCTGTCGCTTGGCGTCTTCGGCGTGCTCGCGTTCCGGGTCAGCGAGCAGCAGCGCAAACTCGTCGACGTCGAGTTCGAGGATCCGTCACTTCCAGAGGGAGCCGCCGAGGTGCTCGCCGCCGTCGGCCGGGCCTTCGTAGTGGTGGACGCGATCGACGGCGTCGTCCGGGCCAGCCCCGCCGCCTACGCCTACGGCCTGGTGCGCGGCCACACCCTGGTCCACCAGCAGCTGCTGGAGATGACGGCCAAAGTGCGGCGCGACGGCGTCATCCTCGAACGGCTCCTCGAACTGCCGAGGGGTCCGCTGGGCCAGGGCACCATCGTGGTGCAGGTGCGGGCGGCCGTCATTGCGGAGGAGTACATCCTCCTGCTCGCCGACGACCGGACCGAGGTCACCCGCACGGAGGAAGTCCGGAACGACTTCGTCGCCAACGTCTCGCACGAACTGAAAACCCCGGTCGGGGCCATCTCGCTGCTGGCGGAGGCGCTTGAGTCCTCTGCGGATGACCCGGAGGCCGTGCGACGCTTCGCCAAACGCACCCACAAGGAATCCGCCCGGCTGGCCGCCCTGGTGCAGGACATCATCGAGCTCTCCCGGCTGCAGGGCGCCAACGTCGCGCAGCAGGGACGGGCGGTGGACATCAACACCGTGGTCGCTGAGGCGGTGGACCGGTCCCAGCTGCCGGCGGAAAGCAAGTCCATCGAGCTGGTGGTCGGCGGGCATGCGGACGCCAAGGTCTACGGCGACCAGGACCAGTTGGTGACGGCGCTGCGCAACCTGATCGACAACGCCATCCGCTACTCCCCGGAAAACACCAGGGTCGGGATCGGCATCCGGTCCAAGGACGGCCTCGTGGCCGTGTCCGTGACGGACCAGGGCGAGGGACTCAGCCCGGAGGACCAGGAACGCGTCTTTGAACGCTTCTACCGCGTGGACGCCGCACGGTCCCGCCATACCGGCGGCACCGGCCTGGGCCTGAGCATCGTCAAGCACGTCGTGGCCAACCACGGCGGCGAGGTGACCCTCTGGTCCAAGCCCGGCCAGGGCTCCACCTTCACCATCCGGCTTCCGGAGCTGGAAGGCCAGGACGACGACGGTGCCGAGGCGCGCGGCCCGGCGGCCCGTGCGGCCTCCCATGCTGCGGAGCACAACCCGTCCCCGAACCCACGATCCATACGACGCGACGCCGCAGGCGCCCATGAGCAAGGAGCTACCGCTTGAGCAGGATTCTAGTTGTCGAGGACGAAGAGTCGTTCAGCGACCCGTTGTCCTATCTGTTGGGCAAGGAAGGGTTCGAGGTGGAGGTGGTGGACAACGGAATTGACGCCATCACCGAATTCGACCGCAACGGCGCCGACCTGGTGCTGCTGGACCTGCAGCTGCCCGGGCAGTCGGGCACTGAGGTCTGCCGGCAACTGCGGCAGCGCTCGTCGGTCCCGGTCATCATGTTGACGGCGAAGGACGCGGAGATCGACAAGGTCGTGGGGCTGGAACTCGGCGCCGACGACTACGTCACCAAGCCCTACTCGTCCCGGGAACTGGTGGCCCGTGTCCGGGCCGTGCTGCGGCGCCAGAGCGAGCCCGAGGAACTGGTGTCCAGCACTGTGCAGGCGGGACCGGTCCGGATGGACATTGAGCGGCATGTGGTCACTGTCAGCGGCGAGCAGGTCTCCCTCCCGCTGAAGGAATTCGAGCTGCTGGAGATGCTGCTGCGGAACTCCGGCCGGGTCCTGACCCGCGGGCAGTTGATCGACCGGGTCTGGGGCTCGGACTACGTGGGGGACACCAAAACCCTGGATGTCCACGTCAAACGGCTTCGCAGCAAGGTCGAGCCGGACCCCTCGGCGCCGCGGCACCTGATCACGGTCCGCGGCCTCGGCTACAAGTTCGACCCCTAAGCCGGGAGGAACTGCAGCCCGGCGGCGGCAGCCGGGCCGGGGAGGGCACAGACGAAAGGAGGGGCACCCGGCCGGGTGCCCCTCCTTTTGTGTGGAAGCTAGTGGTTTGCGCTGCTCGTTGGCGACGGGGTCGACGTCGGCGTGGCCGAACCCGTGGGCTCGCTGCCTGCCGGCAGGTACTGCTCGTAGTCCGAAATCGTGCCGTCCAGCACCGGAACCTTGAACTTGGCGTTCTGGTTGGTGCCGTCCTCGGAGATGCTGACCTCAACGAGGGATCCCGGAGCGCCGCCGGTGGTGCTCAGGATGGCCTCGTCCGTGGAATCGTTGAGCAGCGTGTAGGAGTTCTGCTTGACCGGGACCCGTGTCTGGGAACCGGCGGCGCCGACGATGGTCAGCGTCACGTCTTCGGAGGACGAGTTGTAGACAGCGCCGAGCACGCGGCCGGGCTT
Proteins encoded in this region:
- a CDS encoding PLP-dependent transferase; the encoded protein is MSLSEEQAAALSAETVVVAAGRPPRQRDEPVNPPLVLSSTYFGTGPLGDGDRGYGRYSNPTWDPFEEALGQLEGAALPGLLYASGLAAVSSALSLVPAGGVLVMPSHSYAGSLVMATELAEKGFLELRTVDIADTDAVLAQLAPADGRPASMLWLESPTNPMLGVADIRALTAAAHAAGAVVVTDNTFSTPLVQQPLALGSDVVLHSVTKYLSGHSDVVLGALVTSDAGLRASLLHHRTIHGGIAGPFEAWLALRGLRTLALRVERSQASAAVLAERLSTHPRVGSIRFPGLPSDPGHERAKSQMKGFGSVLCIEMAPIAGGGNSGSGDGGLDGGLSGADAADRMIQALKLWLPATSLGGVESLIERRRRHLAEPASVPDNLVRMSIGIENVEDLWADLEQALATLDG
- a CDS encoding DUF2516 family protein, producing the protein MDGRALIYYVETGIYFLLALVALALEVWAFFDCLRHKANAFEAVSKRTKTFWLAVTGGALAVGLLSLLGGGGGGLLGPLGLFGLVAVTAASVYLADVRPAVKDAGRGGSRNMGPYGPW
- a CDS encoding class I SAM-dependent methyltransferase — its product is MEKRSVEKRGPAQSGPRAGRPVGNITRGTTNPNRMRRLDRWLTGPQAWRLRAAANPLVVDLGYGASPATAVELFERLSAVRPDVRVVGVEIEPERVRLARELERPGLSFQLGGFELPVAGRPVLVRAFNVLRQYEEADVAAIWRLVQGRLAPEGLFIDGTCDEIGRRVTWVALDAQRPLSLSLSMRFGSFALPSEVAERLPKALIHRNVPGENVHAFLQAMDKAWLEAAPLASFGNRQRWTAMCRALRDGGWPVLDGPSRWRLGELTVGWDAVAPG
- a CDS encoding phosphoglyceromutase; this translates as MTYKLILLRHGHSEWNAKNLFTGWVDVDLNDQGRAEAIRGGELLVENNILPDIVYTSLLKRAINTANMTLDKADRGWIPVKRDWRLNERHYGALQGKDKAQTLAEYGEEQFMTWRRSYDTPPPPLADDSEFSQAHDPRYADLGDALPRTECLKDVLVRLLPYWESDIKEDLKAGKTVLVTAHGNSLRALVKHLDGISDEAIAGLNIPTGIPLVYDLDENFEPLNPGGTYLDPEAAAEAIQAVANQGKK
- the phoU gene encoding phosphate signaling complex protein PhoU, which codes for MRKVFQEELAQVGEQLVEISKLVSEAIGKATTAFEGADIDLAEDVIAADARIDFLQNSLDERAIDILALQGPVASDLRMIVGSLRMSASLERMGDLARHLAQLARLRYPATVVPAQLHETFKSFAAYDLLIAEKLTVLLETRDLEVARDIMKANTAVNDLHLSVFQAIARSDWQESPATTVDVALASRYFERFADHGVSVAQKVTYLVTGAWQPNGIEHS
- a CDS encoding ATP-binding protein, translated to MLIGVIAGLVGLSLGVFGVLAFRVSEQQRKLVDVEFEDPSLPEGAAEVLAAVGRAFVVVDAIDGVVRASPAAYAYGLVRGHTLVHQQLLEMTAKVRRDGVILERLLELPRGPLGQGTIVVQVRAAVIAEEYILLLADDRTEVTRTEEVRNDFVANVSHELKTPVGAISLLAEALESSADDPEAVRRFAKRTHKESARLAALVQDIIELSRLQGANVAQQGRAVDINTVVAEAVDRSQLPAESKSIELVVGGHADAKVYGDQDQLVTALRNLIDNAIRYSPENTRVGIGIRSKDGLVAVSVTDQGEGLSPEDQERVFERFYRVDAARSRHTGGTGLGLSIVKHVVANHGGEVTLWSKPGQGSTFTIRLPELEGQDDDGAEARGPAARAASHAAEHNPSPNPRSIRRDAAGAHEQGATA
- a CDS encoding response regulator transcription factor, whose amino-acid sequence is MSRILVVEDEESFSDPLSYLLGKEGFEVEVVDNGIDAITEFDRNGADLVLLDLQLPGQSGTEVCRQLRQRSSVPVIMLTAKDAEIDKVVGLELGADDYVTKPYSSRELVARVRAVLRRQSEPEELVSSTVQAGPVRMDIERHVVTVSGEQVSLPLKEFELLEMLLRNSGRVLTRGQLIDRVWGSDYVGDTKTLDVHVKRLRSKVEPDPSAPRHLITVRGLGYKFDP